A portion of the Leptospira kanakyensis genome contains these proteins:
- a CDS encoding transglycosylase domain-containing protein has translation MNNQSNSFVLILEVLYGHLTDMFRFFWERRVKFLTLGFVLGVFLSFFFLGGAYVVWSGEEARVHKSLEKYRSEVSNFYDSFQPKSVKILDRSGKVMGEFYRRNFRPIRTDNLAKHNVIVWAVLSSEDREFFSHSGLNYTAIGRAVVTNLIQFRLSQGGSTISQQLAKLTLNLGKRNLFNKLTELYCTFYIESQYSKEEILAMYLNQIFLGEGNTGVEEAARYYFRKPASELSPEEAALLVGIIPAPSVYNPVRNLGIALSRQKRVLYDMARNPELHPSEKEIPHKFSDSIELNLKKFRTIYKIKEHKDEEGNPKYSSEIGKYGADKDFRVNLAPDFNSEIRRFILERFSNEDLEERGLLVYTTLDLEKQRLAEEALRVGVDSVRADLTKQESEYQNKGKADLAEVTRAILPQLSGSMISLDPETGDVEAMVGGYKISNVFRFNRAEDARRQPGSTIKALVYALAFEKRIVNPSSKIKDEKLDISGYSPKNWYKGYKGDITVRQALAQSVNTVSVKLLNEIGISYFIQKLSAILSIPEEEAESRFQRNLSLALGSGELSPMELSTIYATLMNGGRRVTPRKILKITDLDGNEFYSTVANEAAEQILDPVACAMAINTLQSVLTEEGTMTLKKKEGEPFLYAGKTGTVQSPKFKSSRWKGLKGVRDVWFAGLTPRNVTVVWVGHDEGAPFPGSGSGVSGGIWYRYTQNVKTKLGMGNQLISNFVGDFVKVDVCADDGTILETNPDYVCKVPLYAQYYYIGDLPPKRAGFVKPEPPVQNTNLKPEPIDEDDSEISTYDSQGSRIQPTAVDSVELEPPLIENRRARYNEETP, from the coding sequence ATGAACAACCAATCCAATTCTTTTGTTCTCATCCTAGAAGTGTTGTACGGCCACCTAACAGATATGTTTCGTTTTTTCTGGGAAAGACGAGTTAAGTTTTTAACTCTTGGTTTTGTCTTAGGAGTATTTTTATCTTTTTTCTTTTTGGGTGGAGCTTATGTTGTCTGGTCGGGAGAAGAGGCCCGCGTACATAAATCATTAGAAAAATACCGATCAGAAGTCTCGAATTTTTATGATAGTTTCCAACCAAAGTCTGTCAAAATTCTGGATCGCAGTGGAAAGGTGATGGGAGAGTTCTATCGCAGGAACTTTCGCCCCATTCGTACTGACAATTTAGCAAAACACAATGTGATTGTTTGGGCAGTGTTATCCTCGGAAGACCGAGAATTTTTCTCTCACTCTGGTTTGAATTATACTGCCATAGGACGTGCAGTGGTTACTAATTTAATCCAATTTCGTTTGTCTCAAGGTGGGTCTACAATTTCTCAACAGTTAGCCAAACTTACGTTAAATCTAGGAAAACGGAACTTATTTAATAAACTAACAGAACTTTATTGTACATTTTATATCGAAAGCCAATACTCCAAAGAAGAAATTTTGGCTATGTATCTAAATCAAATTTTCCTTGGTGAAGGGAATACCGGAGTGGAAGAGGCCGCAAGGTATTATTTTCGCAAACCGGCATCGGAACTGAGTCCCGAAGAAGCAGCCTTGCTCGTTGGAATCATTCCTGCACCAAGTGTTTACAATCCCGTTCGTAATTTAGGAATCGCACTTTCTAGGCAAAAACGCGTGTTATACGATATGGCTAGAAATCCGGAACTCCATCCTTCCGAGAAAGAAATTCCGCATAAGTTTTCCGACTCTATAGAACTGAACTTAAAAAAGTTCCGAACCATTTATAAAATCAAAGAACATAAAGATGAAGAGGGAAATCCTAAATACTCCAGCGAAATTGGAAAATACGGCGCAGATAAGGATTTCCGAGTTAACTTGGCACCCGATTTCAATTCCGAAATTCGTAGGTTTATATTAGAGCGTTTTTCAAATGAAGATTTGGAAGAACGAGGGTTACTGGTTTACACTACTTTAGATTTAGAAAAACAGAGACTCGCTGAAGAAGCATTACGTGTCGGTGTGGATTCCGTCAGAGCAGACCTCACTAAACAAGAATCCGAATACCAAAACAAAGGTAAGGCGGATTTGGCAGAAGTCACTCGTGCGATTTTACCACAACTCAGTGGTTCCATGATTTCTCTCGATCCCGAAACGGGAGATGTGGAGGCTATGGTAGGTGGGTACAAAATATCCAATGTATTTCGCTTCAATCGAGCAGAAGATGCGAGGCGCCAACCCGGATCCACAATCAAAGCACTTGTGTATGCACTTGCATTTGAAAAACGAATCGTAAATCCATCTTCAAAAATCAAAGACGAAAAATTAGATATCTCTGGATATTCACCTAAGAACTGGTATAAGGGATACAAAGGTGATATCACTGTAAGACAAGCATTGGCTCAGTCTGTGAATACTGTTTCAGTTAAGTTATTAAATGAAATTGGAATTTCTTATTTCATTCAAAAATTAAGTGCAATCCTTTCCATCCCGGAAGAAGAAGCAGAAAGTAGGTTCCAAAGAAATTTATCTTTGGCACTTGGTTCTGGGGAACTCAGTCCCATGGAACTTTCAACAATTTATGCAACTCTAATGAATGGGGGAAGACGAGTCACTCCCAGAAAAATTTTAAAAATTACTGATTTAGATGGGAACGAATTTTATAGTACGGTGGCAAACGAGGCCGCCGAACAAATATTAGATCCAGTTGCCTGTGCTATGGCCATCAATACCTTACAATCCGTTTTGACGGAAGAAGGAACCATGACCCTGAAGAAAAAAGAAGGGGAACCTTTTTTATATGCAGGAAAAACGGGTACAGTCCAATCACCAAAATTTAAATCTTCAAGATGGAAAGGTTTGAAAGGTGTTCGCGATGTTTGGTTTGCGGGCCTCACTCCAAGGAATGTAACGGTAGTTTGGGTGGGTCATGATGAAGGCGCACCGTTTCCTGGTTCTGGTTCCGGTGTGTCCGGTGGGATATGGTATCGTTACACTCAAAATGTAAAAACAAAACTTGGGATGGGGAATCAGTTGATTTCTAATTTTGTGGGAGATTTTGTTAAGGTTGATGTTTGTGCCGATGATGGGACTATATTAGAAACTAATCCAGATTACGTTTGTAAGGTGCCTCTATATGCACAGTATTATTATATCGGAGATTTACCTCCGAAACGAGCTGGTTTTGTGAAACCAGAACCTCCGGTACAAAATACAAATCTCAAGCCGGAGCCTATAGATGAGGATGATTCTGAAATATCTACTTATGATTCACAAGGAAGTCGGATCCAACCAACCGCAGTAGACTCAGTGGAATTAGAACCACCACTTATAGAAAATCGGCGAGCGCGTTATAACGAAGAAACTCCTTAG
- the lon gene encoding endopeptidase La produces the protein MEDSLPKQIFLLPIKVRPVFPGIITPLIVPPGRFIQSIEESSKGAGFLGLILLKEDESDLPSEDNIFQIGVVARILKKINLPDGGMNILVNTIQRFKINSIHTKEPVLMANVSYPEEELGTSKNNIKALMRTLLILTKELAQNNPLFTEDMKLTMMNVNEPAKMADFVCSILNLEKEEYQSVIEAIQINDRLEKVLLFLKKEIELVVLQKKIQEQINDKIDNQQRQFFLREQLKAIQQELGTGEDKTEIKYEKLLERLKSIPVAEEIITEVDREIDKFKNSDPISSDYNVIRNYLDLVDALPWEKPKEKDVNLVHAKKILNRDHHKLEDVKERILEFLAVHKLNPKSKGSILCLVGPPGVGKTSIAKSVAEALGRKFYRFSVGGVRDEAEIKGHRRTYIGAMPGKLISALKITKERDAVILLDEIDKMSQGFQGDPQAALLEVLDPEQNSNFRDHYLDLPFDLSDVLFIATANTFEPIPRVLLDRMEVIQLSGYITEEKVQIFQKYLWKKIFEKNGLNPDSFSMKKETVALLINSYSRESGLRGLEKTFDKLVRKIALKQVLKEKYSKEIREKDLVEYLGTPPFVDDRMTPKVPGTALGLAWTNAGGSTLLIEAVLIPGKGGITLTGQMGKMMEESANIALSFVKNYINNDVLFDKKAIHLHVPDGATPKDGPSAGITMATAILSLVTGQVIAPGFGMTGELTLTGEVLAIGGLREKIVAAKRVGIKKIIFPKDNERAFQEIPDYVKKGVSFYPVTRFEEVEKLVFPKSKGKKK, from the coding sequence ATGGAAGACTCTCTTCCGAAACAAATTTTCCTTCTTCCCATTAAGGTAAGACCTGTATTCCCAGGAATCATCACTCCGTTAATTGTTCCGCCGGGTCGTTTCATCCAATCCATAGAAGAATCTTCGAAAGGTGCTGGGTTTTTAGGTCTCATTCTTCTAAAAGAAGATGAGTCGGATCTCCCTTCAGAAGATAATATTTTCCAAATTGGAGTGGTGGCTCGTATTTTGAAAAAAATCAATCTGCCTGACGGTGGAATGAACATTTTAGTAAACACCATCCAAAGATTCAAAATTAATTCGATCCATACAAAAGAACCTGTTCTTATGGCTAACGTAAGTTATCCGGAAGAGGAACTTGGAACAAGCAAAAACAATATCAAAGCTCTGATGAGAACTTTGCTGATTTTGACCAAAGAACTCGCACAAAATAACCCTCTATTTACTGAGGATATGAAACTGACGATGATGAATGTAAACGAACCAGCCAAAATGGCTGATTTTGTTTGTTCCATTCTGAACTTAGAAAAAGAAGAATACCAATCTGTCATCGAAGCGATTCAAATCAACGATCGATTAGAAAAAGTCTTATTATTTCTTAAAAAAGAAATTGAATTAGTAGTTCTTCAGAAAAAAATCCAAGAACAAATCAACGATAAAATTGATAACCAACAACGCCAATTTTTCTTAAGGGAACAATTAAAAGCCATTCAACAAGAGTTAGGAACTGGTGAAGACAAAACAGAAATCAAATATGAAAAACTTTTAGAAAGACTAAAGTCGATTCCCGTTGCGGAAGAGATCATTACTGAAGTGGATAGGGAAATTGATAAGTTTAAAAACTCCGATCCCATCTCCAGTGATTATAATGTAATTCGTAACTATTTAGATTTGGTGGATGCACTTCCTTGGGAAAAACCAAAGGAAAAGGATGTAAATCTTGTTCATGCCAAAAAAATTCTCAATCGCGATCATCATAAACTAGAAGATGTGAAAGAAAGGATTTTGGAATTTTTGGCAGTTCATAAACTAAACCCGAAAAGCAAAGGATCTATTCTTTGTTTGGTGGGGCCGCCGGGTGTCGGTAAAACATCCATTGCTAAATCAGTGGCGGAAGCTCTTGGTCGAAAGTTTTATCGATTTTCTGTGGGTGGTGTGAGAGATGAGGCAGAAATCAAAGGTCATAGACGAACTTATATCGGAGCTATGCCTGGTAAACTCATCAGTGCTTTAAAGATTACAAAAGAAAGAGATGCTGTCATCCTCCTCGACGAAATAGATAAGATGTCCCAAGGTTTCCAAGGAGACCCACAAGCAGCTTTACTCGAAGTTTTAGACCCAGAACAGAATTCCAATTTTAGAGATCACTATTTGGATTTGCCATTTGATTTATCGGATGTTCTTTTTATTGCCACAGCCAATACATTTGAACCAATCCCTCGTGTACTTCTCGATCGAATGGAAGTGATCCAACTTTCGGGTTATATCACGGAAGAAAAAGTGCAGATTTTTCAAAAGTATCTTTGGAAAAAAATCTTCGAAAAAAATGGATTAAATCCTGATTCTTTTTCTATGAAAAAGGAAACAGTGGCTCTTCTCATCAATTCCTATTCACGTGAATCTGGTTTACGAGGACTAGAAAAAACATTTGATAAACTAGTTCGTAAGATTGCCTTAAAACAAGTGTTAAAGGAAAAGTATTCCAAAGAAATTCGTGAAAAGGATTTGGTTGAATACTTAGGCACTCCGCCTTTTGTGGATGATCGAATGACCCCTAAGGTTCCTGGAACGGCTCTTGGTCTTGCTTGGACAAATGCGGGTGGATCCACACTCCTTATCGAAGCGGTTCTCATTCCAGGAAAAGGTGGAATTACACTCACTGGACAAATGGGAAAAATGATGGAAGAATCAGCGAACATCGCATTATCGTTTGTGAAAAATTATATTAACAATGATGTTTTGTTTGATAAAAAAGCCATCCACTTACATGTCCCAGATGGTGCCACTCCTAAAGATGGACCAAGTGCGGGAATTACAATGGCAACGGCCATTCTTTCGCTTGTCACAGGCCAAGTGATTGCTCCTGGTTTTGGTATGACAGGCGAACTGACGTTAACCGGTGAGGTTTTGGCAATTGGTGGACTCAGAGAGAAAATTGTCGCAGCCAAAAGAGTTGGGATCAAAAAAATTATTTTCCCTAAAGACAATGAAAGAGCATTCCAAGAAATCCCTGACTATGTCAAAAAGGGTGTTAGTTTCTATCCAGTCACTCGTTTTGAAGAAGTAGAAAAACTTGTTTTCCCAAAATCCAAAGGTAAAAAGAAATGA
- the uvrB gene encoding excinuclease ABC subunit UvrB — protein MANFKMVSPFKAAGDQVKAIEDIAKSFGDGKNKVTLVGVTGSGKTFTMAEVITRVKKPTLILSHNKTLAAQLFREFKEFFPENAVEYFVSYYDYYQPEAYVPSSDTFIEKDMSMNEEIDKLRLRATSSLLERDDVIIVSSVSCIYGLGSPEDYMNSVVMLKIGDKIDRDQIIRKFLHIQYARNDIDFSRGNFRVRGDTIEIMPSYQEEGIRIELFGDEIDGLSKIDPLTGKVKIKLDRVVVYPAKHFITSGPKIKDAIEKIKDEMAEQKDKFLKQGKHLEAERIESRTNYDMEMLVELGYCSGIENYSRHLTGRQEGERPACLLDYFPNLDFLLIIDESHVTLPQIGGMYAGDRSRKMTLVDFGFRLPSALDNRPLNFEEFETLTPMTLYVSATPDQKEIDKSEAVIEQIIRPTGLLDPVVEVRPTTNQIEDLLNEIRLRIENKERILITTLTKKMSEDLTDYYKEVGLKIAYLHSEIDTIERTEIIRDLRKGVYDCIVGINLLREGLDIPEVSLVAILDADKEGFLRNYKSLIQTIGRAARNVNGKAILYADRMTDSMKKAISETERRRLIQEEHNTAMGITPQSIIKEIHDILPREMAEEDSKEEALREMEKEFTLKKYKTKDKLRDALKREMLRFASDLDFEKAAMFRDKMLALGPDKIES, from the coding sequence ATGGCAAATTTCAAAATGGTTTCTCCTTTTAAGGCTGCCGGAGACCAGGTCAAAGCAATTGAAGACATTGCGAAGTCCTTTGGTGATGGTAAAAATAAAGTGACTCTTGTCGGTGTGACTGGTTCTGGAAAAACCTTCACCATGGCCGAGGTCATCACTCGGGTCAAAAAACCAACACTCATCTTATCGCATAACAAAACTCTTGCAGCACAGCTTTTCCGTGAGTTCAAAGAGTTTTTTCCTGAGAATGCGGTCGAATATTTTGTTTCTTATTACGATTATTACCAACCGGAAGCATACGTTCCATCTTCAGATACATTCATTGAAAAAGATATGTCAATGAATGAAGAGATCGACAAACTTAGATTACGTGCCACTTCAAGTTTACTCGAACGTGATGATGTCATCATCGTAAGTTCTGTATCTTGTATTTATGGTTTAGGATCACCTGAAGATTATATGAACTCGGTGGTGATGTTAAAAATTGGTGATAAAATCGATAGAGACCAAATCATTCGTAAGTTTCTCCATATCCAGTATGCAAGAAACGATATTGATTTTAGCCGTGGAAATTTCCGTGTTCGTGGTGATACCATAGAAATTATGCCTTCCTACCAAGAAGAAGGGATTCGGATTGAGTTATTCGGGGACGAAATTGATGGATTATCAAAAATTGATCCACTGACAGGAAAGGTAAAAATCAAACTCGATCGAGTGGTTGTATACCCTGCCAAACACTTCATCACCTCTGGCCCAAAAATCAAAGATGCCATCGAAAAAATTAAAGATGAGATGGCGGAACAAAAAGATAAATTTCTAAAACAGGGAAAACATTTAGAAGCCGAACGAATTGAATCCAGAACCAACTATGATATGGAAATGCTTGTGGAACTTGGATATTGTAGTGGGATCGAAAACTATTCTCGCCACCTAACGGGAAGACAAGAGGGCGAAAGGCCGGCTTGTTTACTGGATTATTTTCCTAATTTAGATTTTTTACTCATCATTGATGAATCCCATGTAACCTTACCTCAAATTGGAGGGATGTATGCGGGAGACCGTTCTAGGAAAATGACCTTAGTTGATTTTGGATTTAGACTTCCTAGCGCTCTTGACAATCGGCCTTTGAATTTTGAGGAATTCGAAACTCTTACACCAATGACTTTGTATGTTTCGGCCACTCCTGACCAAAAAGAAATTGATAAAAGTGAAGCGGTCATAGAACAAATCATCCGACCGACAGGTTTACTTGACCCAGTAGTCGAGGTTCGTCCTACCACAAACCAAATTGAAGATTTGTTAAATGAAATTCGTCTACGCATTGAAAATAAAGAAAGAATTCTTATCACTACTTTGACAAAGAAGATGTCAGAGGATCTCACTGATTATTACAAGGAAGTGGGTTTAAAAATCGCTTACCTTCATTCCGAAATTGATACCATTGAACGGACAGAGATCATTCGCGATTTACGTAAAGGTGTATATGATTGTATAGTAGGGATCAATTTACTCAGAGAAGGGTTGGACATCCCTGAGGTTTCTCTCGTTGCCATTTTAGATGCGGACAAAGAAGGTTTCCTCAGGAATTATAAATCACTCATTCAGACCATTGGACGGGCCGCAAGGAATGTGAATGGTAAGGCCATTCTTTATGCTGATCGAATGACTGATTCTATGAAAAAAGCAATCAGCGAAACAGAACGTCGCCGTCTAATCCAAGAAGAACACAATACAGCAATGGGGATCACTCCTCAAAGTATCATCAAAGAAATTCATGACATCCTCCCACGTGAAATGGCAGAAGAGGATAGTAAGGAAGAGGCTCTCAGGGAAATGGAAAAAGAATTTACCCTGAAGAAATACAAAACCAAAGACAAGTTACGTGATGCATTAAAACGAGAGATGTTACGATTTGCATCCGACTTGGATTTTGAAAAGGCTGCCATGTTCCGTGACAAAATGTTAGCACTCGGGCCCGATAAGATAGAATCATAA
- a CDS encoding ATP-binding protein, protein MPFPLSRTELEKEVKTLFSNGLSGNVNDFHSWVFMETQRKFKENPNTTLEGITSLLEDLIKDGIITTNPIDPREYLLPETSPIVRKMGTTEQFVILGALAYNPMQYVRARLDYFLKRNGIQEELRMDLCIATVEAVENAAKYGDGGGVEVIFKIDKHNTFTIEMINTVKDFNLEDDIQRGKFSSTATLMRGMMVMQKLFDSVDLEISDNRKQAILKATRKLT, encoded by the coding sequence ATGCCGTTCCCTCTCTCCAGAACTGAGTTAGAGAAAGAAGTGAAGACTTTGTTCTCCAATGGCCTTTCGGGGAATGTGAACGATTTTCACTCTTGGGTGTTTATGGAAACCCAGAGAAAATTTAAAGAAAATCCCAATACCACTTTAGAAGGCATTACTTCTCTCCTTGAAGATTTAATCAAAGACGGAATCATCACTACCAACCCTATCGATCCGCGAGAGTACCTACTCCCTGAAACTTCACCTATCGTTCGTAAGATGGGTACAACCGAACAATTTGTAATCCTTGGTGCCCTTGCCTACAATCCGATGCAGTATGTCCGGGCAAGGCTTGATTATTTTTTGAAACGGAATGGAATCCAAGAAGAGTTACGGATGGATCTTTGTATTGCTACTGTGGAAGCCGTAGAAAACGCCGCAAAGTATGGTGACGGCGGTGGTGTGGAAGTGATTTTTAAAATCGACAAACACAATACCTTCACTATCGAAATGATCAATACTGTTAAAGACTTTAATCTAGAAGATGATATCCAGAGAGGTAAGTTTTCTTCCACAGCAACACTCATGCGTGGTATGATGGTCATGCAAAAACTTTTTGATTCCGTTGATTTAGAAATCAGCGACAATCGAAAACAAGCTATACTCAAAGCAACTCGTAAACTAACATAG
- a CDS encoding tRNA (cytidine(34)-2'-O)-methyltransferase — protein sequence MEIALYRPEIPPNTGNIARLCVNVGVPLSIVGEPSFDLSEKAVRRAGLDYWKDLDLRRFADYEEFRTKKEAEGSRIFLVSKFGTKLYWDVDFQKTDVFLFGRETSGLPEEIHKSCPPEQIISLPMAEVSRSINLSNAVAIVLYEALRQEKTRTNPKG from the coding sequence TTGGAGATCGCACTTTATCGCCCCGAAATCCCACCTAACACAGGAAACATTGCAAGACTCTGTGTGAATGTGGGAGTCCCCCTCTCCATTGTGGGGGAGCCGTCTTTTGACCTTTCGGAAAAAGCGGTCAGGCGTGCTGGCCTCGATTATTGGAAAGATTTGGATCTTCGCCGATTTGCGGACTATGAAGAGTTCCGAACCAAAAAAGAAGCGGAAGGGAGCCGAATTTTCCTCGTTTCCAAGTTTGGTACCAAACTGTACTGGGACGTAGACTTCCAGAAGACCGATGTTTTTTTGTTTGGAAGGGAAACTTCTGGCCTCCCCGAAGAAATCCACAAGTCCTGCCCCCCAGAACAGATCATCTCCCTGCCGATGGCAGAGGTGAGTCGATCCATCAATCTTTCCAACGCCGTTGCCATTGTACTTTATGAAGCACTGCGCCAAGAAAAAACGCGGACTAATCCCAAAGGATAA
- a CDS encoding S1 RNA-binding domain-containing protein, which yields MKGPSSEFDRLLEESFKKRQSIEPGSRHEAKVTAVKNDYVFIRTSENKILGNISTEEWREEVLPKVGDSLVVYFLKENSGDFYFTTCLSGDNLTEEHMEMASQYEIPVLGQMLVEANGGWDVKLGSHSAFVPFSQLDSSLKGTNIAGKRIKFVISEIGKKQNKIVLSQKKIADKERETKKQLLRDELKAGMFVSCTVKSIHKFGLIVDMDGFDALVPQSEATYKKNADLTTEFRVGETLRAKILTLDWVTNKISLSVKDFLSDPWSGKLPFKESDIVSGTLESIKPFGLFVRLGDDFTGLVPNKESGVPSRTPLNTVFNPGQKLEVFVMEINPEKRQIALSISKASEAKDRMEYQEYMSKEETSGSVSSFGLALQKSLEKKNKK from the coding sequence ATGAAAGGCCCATCCTCAGAATTTGACCGTTTATTAGAAGAAAGTTTTAAAAAAAGACAATCCATTGAACCTGGCTCACGTCATGAAGCCAAAGTAACAGCTGTTAAGAATGATTACGTATTCATTCGTACTTCAGAAAATAAAATCTTAGGAAATATTTCTACCGAAGAATGGAGAGAAGAAGTTTTACCGAAGGTAGGTGACTCTCTTGTTGTTTATTTTCTGAAAGAAAACTCTGGTGATTTTTATTTTACTACCTGTCTTTCGGGAGATAACCTAACAGAAGAACATATGGAGATGGCATCCCAATACGAAATCCCAGTACTCGGCCAAATGTTAGTAGAGGCAAATGGTGGATGGGACGTCAAACTCGGAAGTCATTCCGCTTTTGTTCCATTTAGCCAATTAGATAGTTCTTTAAAAGGAACAAACATTGCAGGAAAACGTATTAAGTTTGTGATTTCCGAAATTGGGAAAAAACAAAACAAAATCGTTTTGTCTCAGAAAAAAATTGCTGATAAAGAAAGAGAGACCAAAAAGCAACTGTTACGTGATGAGTTGAAAGCTGGGATGTTTGTTTCCTGCACAGTCAAAAGCATTCATAAATTTGGACTCATAGTCGATATGGACGGATTTGATGCTTTGGTCCCTCAATCAGAAGCAACCTACAAAAAAAATGCCGATCTCACAACCGAATTTCGAGTAGGGGAAACTCTCCGTGCCAAAATCCTAACACTAGACTGGGTAACGAATAAAATCTCTCTCAGTGTAAAAGATTTTTTAAGTGATCCTTGGTCGGGAAAACTTCCTTTTAAAGAATCTGATATTGTATCCGGAACTTTAGAATCAATCAAACCATTTGGCCTCTTTGTTCGGTTAGGTGATGATTTTACAGGCCTTGTTCCCAACAAAGAATCCGGAGTTCCCTCGCGCACTCCGCTAAATACGGTATTCAATCCAGGTCAAAAGTTAGAAGTTTTTGTGATGGAAATCAATCCGGAAAAAAGACAGATTGCTTTGTCGATTTCCAAAGCCAGTGAAGCCAAAGATCGGATGGAATACCAAGAGTATATGTCCAAGGAAGAAACATCGGGATCCGTCTCTAGTTTTGGACTGGCCTTACAAAAATCTTTGGAAAAAAAGAATAAAAAGTAA
- a CDS encoding histidine kinase: MEKISGMGKETSEISDHIKLHIENGKILSLKTHRVSKSVEEHIKEAVGLILDRLTYPTLVPTLYTIIKELAINACKANQKRVFFEERGYSMLNPSQYARGVREYREMFSEEMSNEFGMKAKKKGYYCLINFKFNDDGITIEVINNTPIAKEEEKAIRERLEKGMVYDDIAQFYMDNADTTEGAGLGLALILIMLKGEGIDPNFFRIIIGEDSTIARLEIPLSEKFISVRDPNQI, translated from the coding sequence ATGGAAAAGATTTCGGGTATGGGAAAGGAAACAAGCGAGATTTCTGATCACATCAAATTACACATCGAAAATGGGAAAATTCTCTCGCTAAAGACTCACCGGGTCTCCAAATCCGTTGAGGAACATATCAAGGAGGCCGTTGGCCTAATCCTGGATCGCCTTACCTATCCCACTCTTGTCCCTACTCTCTATACCATCATCAAAGAACTGGCAATCAATGCCTGCAAAGCCAACCAAAAACGTGTCTTTTTTGAAGAACGTGGATACAGTATGTTAAATCCTTCGCAGTATGCAAGGGGAGTCAGAGAGTATCGCGAAATGTTTTCCGAAGAGATGTCCAACGAATTTGGAATGAAGGCCAAAAAGAAAGGATACTATTGTTTAATTAACTTTAAATTCAATGACGATGGAATCACCATCGAAGTCATCAACAACACACCCATTGCCAAGGAAGAAGAAAAAGCCATCCGCGAACGATTGGAAAAAGGTATGGTATATGATGACATCGCTCAGTTCTACATGGACAACGCGGACACCACAGAAGGAGCTGGTCTTGGACTTGCCCTCATTCTCATAATGCTCAAAGGGGAAGGCATTGACCCCAATTTCTTTCGTATCATCATCGGAGAAGATTCCACCATCGCTCGGTTGGAAATTCCCCTCTCTGAAAAATTCATCTCTGTCCGCGACCCCAATCAAATTTAA
- a CDS encoding glycosyltransferase family 2 protein, translating into MPLPLSCAIITLNEEDNISRTLVALSFIDDIVVIDSGSTDKTVEIAKSLGARVFFRKFDNYADQKNFAIEQTKYDWVLAIDADEVVSDGLESEITELFTKNKLESVGYLVPRLTYYLGKWIRFGGYYPNYQIRLFKKTAGEFSGGLVHERVKLSGKPIKLKNPLYHYSYKNISDHLQFIDRYSSLFAEEEFRKGKSSSILWAFLKACFKGFYMYWIRLGILDGKQGFVLALLGFYYNFLKYLKLYEKSKSISSFFVMVDSVHDVKSSKSTKKDGNQVHVG; encoded by the coding sequence ATGCCCCTTCCTTTATCCTGTGCCATCATTACCCTCAACGAAGAGGATAACATCTCTCGCACGCTCGTTGCCCTTTCTTTTATCGATGACATTGTAGTGATCGATTCCGGTTCCACTGACAAAACAGTTGAGATTGCTAAATCTTTAGGTGCACGTGTTTTTTTTCGTAAGTTCGACAACTATGCAGACCAAAAAAACTTCGCCATCGAACAAACGAAATACGACTGGGTTCTAGCCATTGATGCTGATGAAGTGGTATCCGATGGTTTAGAATCAGAAATCACAGAGTTATTTACAAAAAACAAATTAGAATCCGTTGGTTATCTTGTCCCTAGACTTACCTATTATTTAGGAAAATGGATTCGATTTGGTGGATACTATCCCAACTACCAAATCCGGTTGTTCAAAAAAACGGCCGGTGAGTTTAGCGGTGGTTTGGTGCATGAAAGAGTTAAACTTTCCGGAAAACCAATCAAATTAAAAAACCCACTTTATCATTATTCTTATAAAAACATATCCGATCATTTACAATTCATAGATCGTTATTCTAGTTTGTTTGCGGAAGAAGAGTTTAGAAAAGGAAAATCCAGTTCTATTCTTTGGGCTTTTTTAAAAGCGTGTTTTAAAGGATTTTATATGTATTGGATTCGGTTGGGAATCCTAGATGGGAAACAAGGATTTGTTCTCGCCCTACTAGGATTTTATTATAATTTTCTTAAATACTTAAAGTTATACGAAAAATCGAAATCAATCTCTTCTTTCTTTGTTATGGTTGATTCGGTTCATGATGTAAAGAGCAGTAAATCCACCAAGAAAGATGGCAACCAAGTTCACGTTGGATAA